A region from the Aegilops tauschii subsp. strangulata cultivar AL8/78 chromosome 5, Aet v6.0, whole genome shotgun sequence genome encodes:
- the LOC141023007 gene encoding small ribosomal subunit protein eS25x-like: LQAPKKEKAPAASSKPAKSGGGKQKKKKWSKGKQKEKVNNAVLFDQATYDKLLIEVPKYKQITPSVLSERLRVTHPHPPSLLRICSSCLLTFVRIEISGW, encoded by the coding sequence TTGCAGGCACCGAAGAAGGAGAAGGCCCCGGCAGCGTCATCGAAGCCGGCCAAGTCGGGCGGCgggaagcagaagaagaagaagtggaGCAAGGGCAAGCAAAAGGAGAAGGTGAACAACGCGGTGCTCTTCGACCAGGCCACCTACGACAAGCTGCTCATCGAGGTGCCCAAGTACAAGCAGATCACGCCCTCCGTCCTCTCCGAGCGCCTCAGGGTAACGCACCCCcatcctccctccctcctccggATCTGTTCTTCTTGCTTACTTACCTTCGTCAGAATTGAGATCTCGGGATGGTAG